A portion of the Streptomyces coeruleoprunus genome contains these proteins:
- the nrdR gene encoding transcriptional regulator NrdR, whose protein sequence is MHCPFCRHPDSRVVDSRTTDDGTSIRRRRQCPDCSRRFTTVETCSLMVVKRSGVTEPFSRTKVINGVRKACQGRPVTEDALAQLGQRVEEAVRATGSAELTTHDVGLAILGPLQELDLVAYLRFASVYRAFDTLEDFEAAIAELREQRPPAEKRGTGATPEVPVPAGAAD, encoded by the coding sequence ATGCACTGCCCCTTCTGCAGGCACCCCGACAGCCGCGTCGTCGACAGTCGCACCACCGACGACGGGACGTCCATCAGACGCCGCCGCCAGTGCCCCGACTGCTCCCGCCGTTTCACCACGGTGGAGACCTGCTCGCTCATGGTCGTGAAGCGGAGCGGGGTGACCGAGCCCTTCAGCAGGACCAAGGTCATCAACGGCGTCCGCAAGGCATGCCAGGGCCGGCCCGTCACCGAGGACGCCCTCGCCCAGCTCGGCCAGCGGGTCGAGGAGGCGGTGCGCGCCACCGGCAGCGCGGAGCTGACCACGCACGACGTCGGACTGGCCATACTCGGCCCGCTGCAGGAACTCGACCTCGTCGCGTACCTGCGCTTCGCGTCCGTCTACCGGGCGTTCGACACACTCGAGGACTTCGAGGCCGCCATCGCGGAGCTGCGCGAGCAGCGGCCTCCCGCAGAGAAGCGCGGTACCGGTGCGACCCCAGAGGTCCCGGTGCCCGCAGGTGCCGCCGACTGA
- the lexA gene encoding transcriptional repressor LexA → MTTTADSATITAQDRSQGRFEPVHAMNMKEATTNAEAPKPARSLPGRPPGIRADSSGLTDRQRRVIEVIRDSVQRRGYPPSMREIGQAVGLSSTSSVAHQLMALERKGFLRRDPHRPRAYEVRGSDQPSTQPTDTTGKPAASYVPLVGRIAAGGPILAEESVEDVFPLPRQLVGDGELFVLKVVGDSMIEAAICDGDWVTVRRQPVAENGDIVAAMLDGEATVKRFKREDGHVWLLPHNAAYQPIPGDEATILGKVVAVLRRV, encoded by the coding sequence GTGACCACCACCGCAGACAGTGCCACCATCACTGCCCAGGACCGCTCCCAGGGCCGATTCGAGCCGGTGCATGCCATGAACATGAAAGAGGCGACCACGAACGCCGAGGCGCCCAAGCCCGCGCGCTCGCTGCCCGGGCGACCTCCCGGCATCCGGGCGGACAGCTCCGGACTCACGGACAGGCAGCGGCGGGTCATCGAAGTGATCCGCGACTCGGTGCAGCGGCGGGGCTACCCACCGTCGATGCGGGAGATCGGCCAGGCGGTGGGGCTCTCCAGCACGTCGTCGGTGGCACACCAGCTGATGGCCCTGGAGCGGAAGGGCTTCCTCCGCCGGGACCCGCACCGCCCACGGGCGTACGAGGTGCGTGGCTCCGACCAGCCGAGCACGCAGCCCACGGACACCACGGGCAAGCCGGCCGCCTCCTACGTGCCCCTGGTCGGCCGCATCGCCGCCGGTGGGCCGATCCTCGCGGAGGAGTCCGTCGAGGACGTCTTCCCCCTCCCCCGGCAGCTGGTCGGCGACGGTGAGCTGTTCGTGCTCAAGGTCGTCGGTGACTCGATGATCGAGGCCGCCATCTGCGACGGCGACTGGGTGACCGTGCGTCGCCAGCCGGTCGCGGAGAACGGTGACATCGTGGCCGCCATGCTGGACGGCGAGGCCACGGTCAAGCGCTTCAAGCGGGAGGACGGCCATGTCTGGCTGCTCCCGCACAATGCCGCCTACCAGCCGATCCCTGGCGACGAGGCGACGATCCTCGGCAAGGTGGTGGCGGTTCTGCGGCGGGTGTGA
- a CDS encoding ATP-dependent DNA helicase, with translation MTKPSLPELLHAAVSAVGGVERPGQVAMAEAVSQAIDDGSHLLVQAGTGTGKSLGYLVPALAHGDRVVVATATLALQRQLVERDLPRTVEALHPQLRRRPEFAMLKGRSNYLCLHRLHEGVPQDDEEGLFDPFEAAAPTSKLGQDLLRMRDWADETETGDRDDLTPGVSDRAWAQVSVSSRECLGAAKCAYGAECFAEAARERAKLAEVVVTNHALLAIDAIEGAPVLPQHEVLIVDEAHELVSRVTGVATGELTPGQVNRAVRRASKLVDEKVADQLQTAAEGFERLMELALPGRLEEVPEDLGYALMALRDAARSVISALGATRDRSVQDEDAVRKQALASVENVHEVAERITNGSEYDVVWYERHDRFGASLRVAPLSVSGLLREKLFADRSVVLTSATLKLGGDFNGVGASLGLAPEGVEGDDLPVWKGIDVGSPFDYPKQGILYVARHLATPGREGSRGDMMDELAELVEAAGGRTLGLFSSMRAAQAAAEELRGRLDKPILLQGEDTLGELIKAFAGDPETCLFGTLSLWQGVDVPGPNCQLVVMDRIPFPRPDDPLMSARQKSVEEAGGNGFMAVAATHAALLMAQGAGRLVRATGDRGVVAVLDPRLANARYGSFLRASLPDFWYTTDRNQVRRSLAAIDAAAKAQQA, from the coding sequence ATGACGAAGCCATCCCTCCCCGAACTCCTCCATGCCGCCGTATCCGCCGTCGGCGGTGTGGAGAGGCCCGGCCAGGTCGCCATGGCCGAGGCCGTGAGCCAGGCCATCGACGACGGTTCGCACCTGCTCGTCCAGGCCGGCACCGGCACCGGCAAGTCCCTCGGCTATCTGGTGCCCGCCCTCGCGCACGGGGACCGGGTGGTGGTCGCCACGGCGACCCTGGCCCTCCAGCGGCAGCTGGTCGAGCGCGACCTGCCCCGGACCGTCGAGGCGCTCCACCCCCAGCTGCGCCGCCGCCCCGAGTTCGCCATGCTGAAGGGCCGGTCCAACTACCTGTGCCTGCACCGGCTCCACGAGGGCGTGCCGCAGGACGACGAGGAGGGCCTCTTCGATCCGTTCGAGGCGGCCGCGCCGACCAGCAAGCTCGGCCAGGACCTGCTGCGCATGCGCGACTGGGCGGACGAGACCGAGACCGGCGACCGCGACGACCTGACGCCCGGCGTCTCCGACCGTGCCTGGGCGCAGGTCTCCGTCTCGTCCCGCGAGTGCCTGGGCGCCGCCAAGTGCGCGTACGGCGCGGAGTGCTTCGCGGAGGCCGCCCGTGAGCGCGCCAAGCTCGCGGAGGTGGTCGTCACCAACCACGCCCTCCTCGCCATCGACGCCATCGAGGGCGCCCCGGTGCTCCCGCAGCACGAGGTGCTGATCGTCGACGAGGCGCACGAGCTGGTGTCCCGGGTGACCGGTGTCGCCACGGGCGAGCTGACGCCGGGGCAGGTCAACCGGGCGGTCCGCCGCGCTTCCAAGCTGGTCGACGAGAAGGTCGCCGATCAGCTCCAGACGGCCGCCGAGGGCTTCGAGCGGCTGATGGAGCTGGCCCTGCCGGGCCGGCTGGAGGAGGTCCCCGAAGACCTGGGCTATGCCCTCATGGCGCTGCGGGACGCCGCGCGCTCGGTGATCTCGGCGCTCGGCGCCACGCGCGACCGGTCGGTCCAGGACGAGGACGCCGTGCGCAAGCAGGCCCTGGCCTCCGTCGAGAACGTGCACGAGGTGGCGGAGCGCATCACGAACGGCTCCGAGTACGACGTGGTCTGGTACGAGCGGCACGACCGGTTCGGGGCGTCCCTGCGGGTCGCTCCGCTGTCGGTGTCCGGGCTGCTGCGGGAGAAGCTCTTCGCGGACCGCTCGGTGGTGCTCACGTCGGCCACGCTCAAGCTGGGCGGCGACTTCAACGGTGTCGGAGCGTCCCTGGGGCTCGCCCCGGAGGGCGTCGAGGGAGACGACCTGCCGGTCTGGAAGGGCATCGACGTCGGCTCGCCGTTCGACTATCCCAAGCAGGGCATCCTGTACGTCGCGCGGCACCTGGCCACACCGGGCCGGGAAGGCAGCCGGGGCGACATGATGGACGAGCTGGCCGAGCTGGTCGAGGCGGCCGGGGGCCGTACGCTCGGCCTCTTCTCGTCGATGCGGGCCGCCCAGGCCGCCGCCGAGGAGCTGCGGGGCAGGCTGGACAAGCCGATCCTGCTCCAGGGCGAGGACACGCTCGGTGAGCTGATCAAGGCGTTCGCCGGCGATCCCGAGACGTGTCTGTTCGGGACGCTCTCGCTGTGGCAGGGCGTCGATGTGCCGGGGCCGAACTGCCAGCTGGTCGTGATGGACCGCATCCCGTTCCCGAGGCCCGACGACCCGCTGATGAGCGCCCGCCAGAAGTCGGTGGAGGAGGCCGGCGGCAATGGCTTCATGGCCGTCGCGGCGACGCATGCGGCGCTGCTCATGGCGCAGGGCGCGGGGCGTCTCGTACGGGCCACGGGGGACCGGGGCGTGGTCGCGGTCCTGGACCCCCGGCTGGCGAACGCCCGCTACGGCAGCTTCCTGCGCGCGTCCCTGCCGGACTTCTGGTACACGACGGACCGCAATCAGGTACGGCGCTCGCTGGCGGCCATCGACGCGGCCGCGAAGGCGCAGCAGGCCTGA
- a CDS encoding aminotransferase class III-fold pyridoxal phosphate-dependent enzyme, translated as MAVTEPAPVTPSPAGQEGILRRQSLREPAARTYARSLPVVPVRARGLTIEGADGRRYLDCQSGGGTLALGHNHPVVLEAIKRVIDSEAPLHAPDLATPVKDLFTTELFATLPGPFAADARIEFCGPAPADAVEAARDLVTAATGRSGLFPLTERSWNALEGRRADPAAVIVEPVAHEEVVPASDAWLRRIRETTSARAVPLIADESRTGVGRTGAFWGVEHSGVVPDVMVLSRAIGGSLPLAAIVYRAALDRGRPRARAGTFPGNQLAMAAGAATLAHVRENGLAERAAVLGARMLDRLRDMTAGHPCVREVRGRGLMIGVEFTGPAIAAAVRQECLRRGLIVEPGGGHCAASAGASGAGAAGPGAAGAAVVRLLPPLTITDEQAAAVLDRFADALEAHALEAASVRVVHSVIRLSVGSRRVDGL; from the coding sequence GTGGCCGTGACCGAACCAGCCCCGGTGACACCGTCGCCCGCCGGCCAGGAGGGCATTCTGCGCCGCCAGTCGCTGCGCGAGCCGGCCGCCCGTACGTACGCCCGCTCGCTGCCCGTCGTTCCCGTACGGGCCCGGGGGCTGACCATCGAGGGCGCGGACGGCCGCCGCTATCTGGACTGCCAGTCGGGCGGAGGCACGCTGGCACTGGGGCACAACCACCCCGTCGTCCTGGAGGCGATCAAACGGGTCATCGACTCCGAGGCCCCACTGCACGCGCCCGACCTCGCCACGCCGGTCAAGGACCTCTTCACCACCGAACTCTTCGCCACGCTGCCGGGCCCGTTCGCCGCGGACGCGCGGATCGAGTTCTGCGGGCCCGCCCCCGCGGACGCCGTCGAGGCGGCACGCGACCTCGTCACCGCCGCGACCGGGCGGAGCGGCCTGTTCCCCCTGACTGAGCGGTCCTGGAACGCACTGGAGGGCCGCCGCGCCGACCCGGCCGCCGTGATCGTCGAACCGGTCGCCCACGAGGAAGTGGTCCCCGCCTCCGACGCCTGGCTGCGCCGCATCCGGGAGACCACCTCGGCCCGGGCCGTCCCGTTGATCGCGGACGAGAGCCGGACGGGCGTCGGCCGCACCGGAGCGTTCTGGGGCGTCGAGCACAGCGGTGTCGTCCCGGACGTCATGGTGCTGTCCCGGGCCATCGGCGGCTCCCTGCCGCTGGCCGCGATCGTGTACCGCGCCGCGCTGGACCGCGGCAGGCCCCGGGCCCGGGCCGGTACGTTCCCCGGGAACCAGCTGGCGATGGCGGCCGGGGCGGCGACGCTCGCCCACGTTCGCGAGAACGGGCTCGCCGAGCGGGCCGCCGTCCTCGGGGCGCGCATGCTGGACCGGCTGCGGGACATGACCGCCGGCCACCCCTGCGTACGGGAGGTGCGCGGCCGTGGGCTGATGATCGGCGTCGAGTTCACCGGCCCGGCCATCGCCGCCGCCGTACGGCAGGAGTGCCTCCGGAGGGGCCTGATCGTCGAGCCGGGGGGCGGCCACTGCGCGGCGAGCGCTGGTGCTTCGGGCGCCGGGGCCGCGGGTCCCGGCGCTGCTGGTGCTGCGGTCGTGCGCCTCCTGCCGCCCCTCACGATCACCGACGAACAGGCCGCAGCGGTGCTCGACCGCTTCGCCGACGCCTTGGAGGCCCACGCTCTGGAGGCCGCCTCCGTGCGGGTTGTCCACAGCGTGATCCGATTGTCAGTGGGGAGCCGTAGGGTGGATGGGCTATGA
- the hflX gene encoding GTPase HflX, translating into MTSSSSPSQAEQSFAGKNRAESLRADALMEEDVAWSYEIDGERDGDQFDRSERAALRRVAGLSTELEDVTEVEYRQLRLERVVLVGVWTSGTVQDAENSLAELAALAETAGALVLDGVIQRRDKPDPATYIGSGKAAELRDIVLETGADTVVCDGELSPGQLIQLEDVVKVKVVDRTALILDIFAQHAKSREGKAQVSLAQMQYMLPRLRGWGQSLSRQMGGGGGGGMATRGPGETKIETDRRRIREKMAKMRREIAEMKTGRDVQRQERRRNKVPSVAIAGYTNAGKSSLLNRLTGAGVLVENALFATLDPTVRRAETPSGRLYTLADTVGFVRHLPHHLVEAFRSTMEEVGDSDLILHVVDGAHPAPEEQLAAVREVIRDVGATDVPEIVVINKADAADPLVLQRLLRVEKHSIAVSARTGEGIRELLALIDAELPRPKVEIEALLPYTQGGLVSRVHAEGEVISEEHTAEGTLLKARVHDELAATLAPFVPATF; encoded by the coding sequence ATGACCTCCTCTTCATCCCCTTCCCAGGCCGAGCAGAGCTTCGCGGGCAAGAACCGCGCCGAGAGCCTTCGGGCCGATGCCCTGATGGAAGAGGACGTCGCCTGGAGCTACGAGATCGACGGAGAGCGGGACGGCGACCAGTTCGACCGCTCGGAGCGTGCCGCGCTCCGCCGCGTGGCGGGCCTCTCCACCGAGCTCGAAGACGTCACCGAGGTCGAGTACCGGCAGCTGCGCCTGGAGCGCGTCGTGCTGGTCGGCGTCTGGACCTCGGGGACCGTGCAGGACGCGGAGAACTCCCTCGCCGAGCTGGCCGCTCTCGCGGAGACGGCCGGCGCCCTGGTGCTGGACGGTGTGATCCAGCGCCGCGACAAGCCCGACCCGGCCACGTACATCGGCTCCGGCAAGGCCGCCGAGCTGCGCGACATCGTCCTCGAGACCGGTGCGGACACCGTCGTCTGTGACGGTGAGCTGAGCCCCGGCCAGCTGATCCAGCTCGAGGACGTCGTCAAGGTCAAGGTGGTCGACCGGACCGCCCTGATCCTCGACATCTTCGCCCAGCACGCCAAGTCCCGAGAGGGCAAGGCGCAGGTTTCGCTGGCGCAGATGCAGTACATGCTGCCGCGGCTGCGCGGCTGGGGTCAGTCGCTGTCCCGGCAGATGGGTGGCGGCGGCGGTGGCGGCATGGCCACCCGTGGTCCCGGTGAGACCAAGATCGAGACGGACCGTCGGCGGATCCGCGAGAAGATGGCGAAGATGCGCCGGGAGATCGCGGAGATGAAGACCGGCCGCGACGTCCAGCGGCAGGAGCGGCGGCGCAACAAGGTGCCGTCGGTCGCGATCGCCGGCTACACCAACGCCGGAAAGTCTTCCCTGCTGAACCGGCTGACCGGCGCGGGCGTGCTGGTGGAGAACGCGCTGTTCGCCACCCTCGACCCGACCGTGCGCCGGGCCGAGACGCCGAGCGGCCGGCTCTACACCCTGGCCGACACCGTCGGGTTCGTACGGCACCTGCCGCACCACCTCGTCGAGGCGTTCCGCTCCACCATGGAGGAGGTCGGCGACTCCGACCTCATCCTCCACGTGGTGGACGGCGCGCACCCGGCGCCGGAGGAGCAGCTGGCCGCCGTGCGCGAGGTGATCCGCGACGTGGGCGCGACGGACGTGCCCGAGATCGTGGTGATCAACAAGGCGGACGCGGCCGACCCGCTCGTGCTGCAGCGGCTGCTGCGCGTCGAGAAGCACTCGATCGCGGTGTCCGCGCGGACCGGCGAGGGCATCCGCGAGCTGCTGGCCCTGATCGACGCCGAACTGCCGCGGCCGAAGGTCGAGATCGAGGCGCTCTTGCCGTACACGCAGGGCGGACTGGTCTCGCGTGTCCACGCCGAGGGCGAGGTGATCTCCGAGGAGCACACCGCGGAGGGCACACTCCTCAAGGCGCGGGTGCACGACGAACTGGCCGCGACGCTGGCTCCGTTCGTCCCGGCGACGTTCTGA
- a CDS encoding M1 family metallopeptidase — protein MPLTTPRVRAALVAAASAGLIAAALPAPEPLGIGDPLFPHLGNPGYDVLTYDISLTYSGDNRAPLDALTKIQARATHRLERINLDFAHGTVQAVEVDGRPAEFALAGEDLVVAPARPVEAGRALTIAVTHTSDPSAEKAVGGWVRTADGLAMANQADAAHRVFPCNDHPADKALFTFRVTAPKDLTAVANGQWIGRAHAGASTTWVYRGLHPMATELAQVSIGRSAVIRRTGPRGLPLRDVVPAADRKRMEPWLRKTPGHVQWMEQKVGRYPFDTYGVLIADAATGFELETQTLSLFERPLFTHPKLPEWYVESVMVHELAHHWFGNSVTPRTWSDLWLNEGHATWYEALYAEETARRPLEHRMRDAYTASDRWRAAGGPPAAPRPPAAGQKISLFRPVVYDGSALVLYALRQEIGKGLFEALQRRWVTEHAHGTAGTSDFVRLASEVAGRDLTGFLHAWLYDRKTPPMPGHPDWRSKAPGQEQAPAAKPAKGTA, from the coding sequence ATGCCCCTCACCACTCCACGCGTGCGCGCGGCCCTGGTGGCCGCGGCATCGGCCGGGCTGATCGCCGCGGCCCTCCCCGCGCCCGAGCCGCTCGGCATCGGTGACCCCCTCTTCCCGCACCTGGGAAACCCCGGCTACGACGTCCTCACGTACGACATCTCCCTCACCTACTCCGGTGACAACCGCGCTCCGCTGGACGCCCTGACCAAGATCCAGGCGCGGGCCACGCACCGGCTGGAACGCATCAACCTGGACTTCGCGCACGGCACCGTCCAAGCCGTGGAGGTCGACGGCCGGCCCGCCGAGTTCGCCCTCGCCGGCGAGGACCTGGTCGTCGCGCCCGCGCGACCGGTGGAGGCCGGCCGGGCCCTGACGATCGCCGTCACCCACACCAGCGACCCGTCCGCCGAGAAGGCCGTCGGCGGCTGGGTCCGCACCGCCGACGGCCTCGCCATGGCCAACCAGGCCGATGCCGCCCACCGGGTCTTCCCGTGCAACGACCACCCCGCCGACAAGGCGCTCTTCACCTTCCGCGTCACCGCCCCCAAGGACCTCACCGCGGTCGCCAACGGCCAGTGGATCGGCCGCGCCCATGCGGGAGCCTCCACCACCTGGGTCTACCGGGGGCTCCACCCCATGGCCACCGAGCTGGCCCAGGTCTCCATCGGCCGCTCCGCCGTGATCCGCCGCACCGGCCCGCGCGGCCTGCCGCTGCGGGACGTGGTGCCCGCCGCCGACCGGAAGCGCATGGAGCCCTGGCTGAGGAAGACGCCCGGCCACGTGCAGTGGATGGAGCAGAAGGTCGGCCGCTACCCGTTCGACACGTACGGCGTGCTGATCGCCGACGCGGCCACCGGCTTCGAGCTGGAGACCCAGACCCTCTCCCTCTTCGAGCGCCCCCTGTTCACGCATCCCAAGCTCCCCGAGTGGTACGTCGAGTCCGTCATGGTGCACGAGCTGGCGCACCACTGGTTCGGCAACAGCGTCACCCCCCGCACCTGGTCCGACCTGTGGCTCAACGAAGGGCACGCCACCTGGTACGAGGCCCTGTACGCGGAGGAGACCGCCCGCCGGCCCCTGGAGCACCGGATGCGCGACGCGTACACGGCCTCCGACCGGTGGCGCGCGGCGGGCGGACCCCCGGCCGCCCCGCGCCCCCCGGCAGCCGGCCAGAAGATCAGCCTCTTCCGGCCCGTCGTCTACGACGGGAGCGCCCTGGTCCTGTACGCGCTGCGCCAGGAGATCGGCAAGGGCCTCTTCGAGGCGCTCCAGCGGCGCTGGGTCACGGAGCACGCCCACGGCACCGCGGGCACGTCCGACTTCGTCCGCCTCGCCTCCGAGGTCGCCGGCCGGGACCTGACCGGCTTCCTCCATGCCTGGCTGTACGACCGGAAGACCCCGCCGATGCCCGGTCACCCCGACTGGCGCAGCAAGGCCCCGGGCCAGGAGCAAGCCCCGGCCGCGAAGCCCGCCAAGGGCACCGCGTAA
- a CDS encoding RelA/SpoT family protein, translated as MSAEAANPSAPGRRRGRPRIDLRRLGRAALLGPAARDRLPDAIGHVADAHRAHHPDADLAVLRRAYELAESSHRGQFRKSGEPYITHPLAVTLILAEIGAETTTLTASLLHDTVEDTDVTLDQVREQFGDEVAYLVDGVTKLEKVDYGAAAEPETFRKMLVATGNDVRVMSIKLADRLHNMRTLGVMRPEKQARIAKVTRDVLIPLAERLGVQALKTELEDLVFAILHPAEYEQTRALIAENATRGDALAAIADDVRTVLREAGITAEVLIRPRHFVSVHRVSLKRGELRGTDFGRLLVLVAEDADCYGVLGELHTCFTPVISEFKDFIAAPKFNLYQSLHTAVAAPDGSVAEVLIRTHQMHKVAEAGVVALGNPYAPAEGAEAAADDGERADPTRPGWLSRLLEWQQSAPDPDTFWTSLRADLAQDGEITVFRSDGGTLALPAGATCVDAAYEQYGAAAHACVGARVNGRLATLGTVLSDGDTVQLLLAEDAASGPSPDWLEHARTPAARIAITGWLQDHPDATAPTADPRPPAAVVGHRHRAVNAVVDQPHTSVRLAGCCTPVPPDTVTGFAVRGGAVTVHRTECPAVRRMENLGRQPVPVRWDGASECRVTLVAESFGRPRLLADLTEAIATAGAAIVAATVEPPSEQRVRHTYTLQLPDPAGLPALMRAMRDVPGVYDVSRAQHHAPAH; from the coding sequence ATGAGTGCAGAGGCCGCCAACCCCAGTGCGCCCGGCCGCAGGCGCGGCCGCCCCAGAATCGACCTGCGCAGGCTCGGCCGGGCCGCACTGCTCGGTCCCGCCGCCCGGGACCGGCTGCCCGACGCCATCGGCCATGTCGCCGACGCCCACCGCGCCCACCACCCGGACGCCGACCTGGCCGTGCTGCGCCGGGCGTACGAACTGGCCGAGTCGTCGCACCGTGGCCAGTTCCGCAAGAGCGGCGAGCCGTACATCACGCACCCGCTCGCCGTGACCCTCATCCTCGCCGAAATCGGCGCGGAGACCACCACGTTGACGGCATCCCTCCTCCACGACACCGTCGAGGACACCGATGTGACCCTCGACCAGGTCCGGGAGCAGTTCGGTGACGAGGTCGCCTACCTCGTCGACGGCGTCACCAAACTGGAGAAGGTCGACTACGGCGCCGCCGCCGAGCCCGAGACGTTCCGCAAGATGCTCGTCGCCACCGGGAACGACGTCCGCGTCATGTCGATCAAACTCGCGGACCGGCTGCACAACATGCGCACCCTCGGCGTCATGCGCCCCGAGAAACAGGCGCGCATCGCGAAGGTCACCCGCGACGTCCTCATCCCGCTCGCCGAACGCCTGGGCGTCCAGGCGCTCAAGACCGAGCTGGAGGACCTGGTCTTCGCGATCCTCCACCCCGCCGAGTACGAGCAGACCCGCGCCCTCATCGCGGAGAACGCCACGCGCGGCGACGCGCTCGCCGCCATCGCCGACGACGTCAGGACCGTCCTCCGGGAAGCCGGCATCACCGCCGAAGTCCTCATCCGGCCACGCCACTTCGTGTCCGTCCACCGCGTCAGCCTCAAACGCGGCGAACTGCGCGGCACCGACTTCGGACGGCTGCTCGTCCTCGTCGCCGAGGACGCCGACTGCTACGGGGTCCTCGGCGAACTCCACACGTGTTTCACGCCGGTCATCTCCGAGTTCAAGGACTTCATCGCGGCGCCGAAGTTCAACCTGTACCAGTCGCTGCACACCGCCGTCGCCGCCCCCGACGGCTCCGTCGCCGAAGTCCTGATCCGCACCCACCAGATGCACAAGGTCGCCGAAGCGGGCGTCGTCGCCCTCGGCAACCCCTACGCCCCCGCCGAGGGCGCCGAAGCGGCGGCCGACGACGGCGAGCGCGCCGACCCCACCCGGCCCGGCTGGCTCTCCCGGCTCCTCGAATGGCAGCAGTCCGCACCCGACCCCGACACGTTCTGGACGTCCCTGCGCGCCGACCTCGCCCAGGACGGCGAGATCACCGTCTTCCGGTCCGACGGCGGCACGCTCGCCCTCCCGGCCGGCGCCACCTGCGTGGACGCCGCGTACGAGCAGTACGGCGCGGCCGCCCACGCCTGCGTCGGAGCCCGTGTGAACGGGCGCCTGGCCACCCTCGGCACCGTCCTCTCCGACGGCGACACCGTGCAGCTGCTCCTCGCGGAGGACGCGGCCTCGGGGCCGTCCCCGGACTGGCTGGAGCACGCCCGTACGCCCGCGGCCCGCATCGCCATCACCGGCTGGCTCCAGGACCACCCCGACGCCACGGCGCCCACCGCCGACCCACGCCCGCCCGCCGCCGTCGTGGGCCACCGCCACCGTGCCGTCAACGCCGTCGTCGACCAGCCCCACACCTCCGTGCGCCTCGCGGGCTGCTGCACGCCCGTACCGCCCGACACGGTCACCGGCTTCGCCGTACGCGGCGGCGCCGTCACCGTCCACCGCACCGAGTGCCCGGCCGTCCGCAGGATGGAGAACCTGGGCCGCCAGCCCGTGCCCGTCCGCTGGGACGGCGCCTCCGAGTGCCGCGTCACGCTGGTCGCCGAATCGTTCGGCCGTCCCCGGCTGCTGGCCGACCTGACGGAGGCCATCGCCACGGCCGGCGCCGCCATCGTCGCGGCCACCGTCGAACCCCCCAGCGAGCAGCGCGTCCGCCACACGTACACCCTCCAGCTCCCCGACCCCGCCGGACTGCCCGCCCTGATGCGCGCCATGCGCGACGTACCGGGCGTCTACGACGTCAGCCGCGCCCAGCACCACGCCCCCGCCCACTGA
- the dapF gene encoding diaminopimelate epimerase has translation MSTSTAPLAFLKGHGTENDFVIVPDPDNAIDLPAALVARLCDRRAGIGGDGLLHVVRTAAHPEAHAMAGEAEWFMDYRNADGSVAEMCGNGVRVFARYLEHAGHIAAGDVAVATRSGVKHVHLAKNGDVTVSMGRAALPEDGVTVTVDGRSWPARNVNMGNPHAVAFVDDLAHAGNLFTEPPYSPAEVYPDGVNIEFVVDRGPRHVAMRVHERGAAETRSCGTGACAVAVATARRDGADPAATGTPVTYTVDVLGGTLVITERPDGEIEMTGPAVIVAEGHIDPDWIGA, from the coding sequence GTGAGCACCAGCACCGCACCCCTCGCCTTCCTCAAGGGCCACGGCACCGAGAACGACTTCGTGATCGTGCCCGACCCGGACAACGCCATCGACCTGCCCGCCGCGCTGGTGGCCAGGCTCTGCGACCGGCGGGCCGGCATCGGGGGCGACGGACTGCTGCACGTCGTGCGCACCGCCGCCCACCCCGAGGCGCACGCGATGGCCGGCGAGGCCGAGTGGTTCATGGACTACCGCAACGCCGACGGCTCGGTCGCCGAGATGTGCGGCAACGGCGTCCGCGTCTTCGCCCGCTACCTGGAGCACGCCGGGCACATCGCCGCGGGCGACGTCGCCGTGGCGACCCGCTCCGGCGTCAAGCACGTCCACCTCGCCAAGAACGGCGACGTCACCGTCTCCATGGGCCGCGCCGCGCTCCCCGAGGACGGCGTCACCGTCACCGTCGACGGCCGCAGCTGGCCCGCGCGGAACGTGAACATGGGCAACCCGCACGCCGTCGCCTTCGTCGACGACCTGGCCCACGCGGGCAACCTGTTCACCGAGCCGCCCTACAGCCCCGCCGAGGTCTACCCCGACGGTGTCAACATCGAGTTCGTCGTGGACCGCGGCCCCCGCCACGTGGCGATGCGCGTCCACGAGCGCGGCGCCGCCGAGACCCGCTCCTGCGGCACGGGCGCGTGCGCCGTGGCGGTCGCCACGGCCCGCCGCGACGGCGCCGACCCCGCGGCGACCGGCACCCCCGTCACGTACACGGTGGACGTCCTCGGCGGCACCCTCGTGATCACCGAGCGGCCCGACGGCGAGATCGAGATGACGGGGCCCGCCGTCATCGTCGCCGAGGGGCACATCGACCCGGACTGGATCGGGGCCTGA